In Brachypodium distachyon strain Bd21 chromosome 2, Brachypodium_distachyon_v3.0, whole genome shotgun sequence, one genomic interval encodes:
- the LOC100824588 gene encoding probable metal-nicotianamine transporter YSL3 codes for MDAMISDPSLAMSVERAFEKQPLAGTLDQVTPRSVVIAVVLSIVFGFVSLKLQMTAGVLPSLNMPITVLSYIFLKWFVGLLRTCGLPAPPCTRQETVLIVTTVITVGNLAITGGFALYITSMTSVVATSLGEEHPDPKNIVDNFPTGQWMLFLFLVGLMGIFTSVPLNQVMILDYRLLFPTGTAQAHLINSFHTPQGAYLAKMQVASIFKFFIGSFSWAAFSWLYTAGKDCGFSSFPLFGLELYKHRFFFDFSATYIGVGMMVPPMVNISFLSGGMVSWGILFPFLESKNGIWYNASPTSLSGLNGYKIFITVALIVTDGLYTLIMLLITAYNDYRLKRQETDSVVANYLKRHPSLNYDDRKRIEVFLENRIPVSIPVVGYIICATICAVIIPNLFSQISFYHVITIYTIIPMAAVTNTYVAGLTDWNVAYTYAKFTIFIVAAWVAKPGAIVAGLVACGIVVTSLYISSLTTMDIKTGYMTLTSQRAMVFMQIVGITIGSVITPCIFRAFQRSGKAHVPIGSADSAYPCPYAGLYRAIGMIGSAGVDALPKHCLKFCFAAACFAIAINTISLLSQRKGWAIQAYIPSVTVFALPFTIGSAVGIDLCIGSVVMFIWTKMNVQSAVLLSAAVASGLMCGEGLFTFPSALLSLYSVEPPMCMKFIHSGKQVDLTESFFRNMGTPTKP; via the exons ATGGACGCCATGATCAGCGACCCGTCGCTGGCGATGTCAGTGGAGCGGGCGTTCGAGAAGCAGCCGCTGGCAGGGACATTGGACCAGGTGACCCCGCGGTCAGTGGTGATCGCGGTGGTTCTGTCCATCGTCTTCGGGTTCGTGTCCCTCAAGCTCCAGATGACGGCCGGCGTCCTGCCGAGCCTCAACATGCCCATCACCGTGCTCAGCTACATCTTCCTCAAGTGGTTCGTCGGCCTGCTGCGGACGTGCggcctccccgcgccgccctgcACGCGCCAGGAGACCGTGTTGATAGTCACCACCGTCATCACAGTAGGCAACTTAGCCATAACCG GTGGGTTTGCTTTGTACATCACTTCAATGACTTCTGTCGTGGCGACATCACTCGGTGAAGAACATCCTGATCCAAAAAACATTGTCGACAATTTTCCGACAGGACAATGGATGCTATTCCTTTTCCTTGTTGGTCTAATGGGAATATTCACTAGTGTGCCGTTGAACCAG GTGATGATTCTTGATTACAGATTACTATTCCCTACTGGGACAGCTCAAGCTCACCTTATTAACAGTTTTCACACCCCTCAAGGAGCTTACCTAGCCAA GATGCAAGTTGCAAGCATATTCAAATTTTTCATAGGTAGCTTTTCTTGGGCTGCATTTTCATGGTTATACACTGCAGGCAAAGATTGTGGATTTTCAAGCTTCCCATTGTTTGGACTTGAATTATATAAGCACAG GTTCTTCTTTGATTTTTCTGCAACATATATTGGCGTGGGAATGATGGTCCCGCCTATGGTAAATATTTCGTTTCTTTCTGGAGGCATGGTATCTTGGGGAATTTTATTCCCGTTTCTCGAATCGAAAAATGGGATATGGTATAATGCTAGTCCAACGAGTTTGTCGGGACTGAATGGGTACAAG ATCTTTATCACAGTTGCACTGATTGTCACAGATGGCCTCTACACTTTGATCATGCTCCTTATTACAGCTTACAATGACTACAGACTGAAACGGCAAGAAACAGATTCAGTGGTGGCTAACTACTTGAAAAGACACCCCAGCCTTAACTACGATGATCGTAAAAGGATCGAGGTATTCCTTGAAAACAGAATTCCTGTTTCCATACCAGTGGTTGGGTACATCATATGTGCAACAATCTGTGCAGTTATTATCCCAAACTTGTTCAGCCAGATAAGTTTCTATCATGTCATCACAATATATACTATTATCCCAATGGCTGCCGTCACCAATACCTATGTAGCTGGGCTCACGGACTGGAACGTTGCATATACTTATGCCAAGTTCACAATCTTCATCGTCGCAGCATGGGTTGCAAAACCAGGCGCCATTGTCGCTGGCCTTGTAGCTTGTGGGATAGTCGTGACATCGCTTTATATTTCTTCACTGACAACAATGGACATAAAGACAGGTTACATGACACTAACCTCGCAAAGAGCTATGGTCTTCATGCAGATTGTTGGTATAACCATTGGTTCTGTTATTACGCCGTGCATCTTCCGTGCCTTCCAAAGAAGCGGCAAGGCCCACGTCCCCATCGGATCAGCGGACTCGGCCTACCCATGTCCCTATGCTGGACTCTATCGTGCCATTGGAATGATCGGCTCGGCCGGTGTCGACGCGCTCCCAAAGCACTGTCTCAAGTTTTGCTTCGCCGCTGCTTGCTTTGCCATTGCCATAAACACAATTTCCTTGCTATCTCAGCGGAAAGGTTGGGCGATACAAGCGTATATTCCTAGTGTGACAGTGTTTGCATTGCCATTCACCATCGGATCAGCCGTCGGAATTGACCTGTGCATAGGTAGTGTAGTGATGTTTATCTGGACCAAAATGAATGTCCAAAGCGCCGTCTTATTGTCAGCAGCAGTTGCGTCAGGCTTGATGTGTGGAGAAGGACTATTTACATTTCCATCAGCACTACTCAGCCTTTACAGTGTGGAGCCACCAATGTGCATGAAGTTCATTCATAGTGGAAAACAAGTTGATCTCACAGAGTCTTTCTTCAGAAATATGGGAACGCCTACAAAGCCATGA